Genomic segment of Leptolyngbyaceae cyanobacterium:
TAATTCCTTCTGCAACTTGTCGGTGGAAAGAAAACCCAAATATTCAATTCGGGCAAACGGATAAGCCTGATTCACCTTTTCCCAGTAATCTTCATCCTGCATCGCCCCCATAATCTTCAAAACATCTCCCGTTTTTTCCACAGCCGCTACAGCCTCTTCTAGACCTTTTTCCGGAGAAATTCGCCCTACCCATGCGATGGCTGATTTTGGCTGTCCGCAAAAGTCGTAAAGGGACATATCAAAGCCATTTTTCAGGCAGCGACATACTTCGGCAAAAGGAAAAGTTGCTGCTTGCACCATAGTATGAACGCCGATCGTATCGGGAAACCGCTCTGCCACCTGCTGAATTATCCGATCCATTGCATCTGACAGGGAACTCATACTTAATAAATGAGCGATCGGACACTCAAAAAATGGAGTTAGATAAAAAGGCAACCAATCGTAAGCAAAATTAACAATTAAGTCATAGTCAGCTTGCACTCGTCGTGCATAATCCCACATATTTGCCAGTACTGAATTTACAGGTATGCTGACGGGAG
This window contains:
- a CDS encoding glycosyltransferase family 4 protein is translated as MLSLKLLFLSTPVAPLGKGLGGGVELTLQNIAQELIRRGHTVRVVAPQGSAIANLPIVEIEGELQASAQIQERNTPVSIPVNSVLANMWDYARRVQADYDLIVNFAYDWLPFYLTPFFECPIAHLLSMSSLSDAMDRIIQQVAERFPDTIGVHTMVQAATFPFAEVCRCLKNGFDMSLYDFCGQPKSAIAWVGRISPEKGLEEAVAAVEKTGDVLKIMGAMQDEDYWEKVNQAYPFARIEYLGFLSTDKLQKELGVCKAFLMTPHLVEGFGNVVVEALACGVPVICYRRGGPTEIIEHEKTGFLVEPDSIDGLVEAIKSIDRISRDACRASAEAEFSLAAMGDRVEEWFADILRSRKN